A genomic region of Populus nigra chromosome 11, ddPopNigr1.1, whole genome shotgun sequence contains the following coding sequences:
- the LOC133667903 gene encoding 5-amino-6-(5-phospho-D-ribitylamino)uracil phosphatase, chloroplastic produces the protein MKCSCSNFKSVSSSSSSTSSLLLPPSPSSSGLPHSLFSHSKLKLPKLKANHRLVIKNACGFDNNDGLPVSPKKLFMQEAIGAEYGEGFETFRQDGLLKVDVDFLNDKLQEGFLHRVRYAMKPDEAYGLVFSWDNVVADTRSIKLNVWKQLAIEEGKEIPEDELAQRLMLYADADHILHKGLLWETAESEVVRLKLRLSQLYHANLLGLREPTEGLEEWLDAVSRVHIPCAVVSCLDRINMVGALERMGLKKYFQAIVSEEDGMESIAHRFLSAAMKLDRKPSKCVVFEDDPRGIAAAHNCTMMAVGLIGAHPAYDLVQADLAVASFNELSVINLRRLFANKGSTFMDRQKEIVEKSPPKRKLSVDTIY, from the exons atgaagtgcAGTTGCAGCAATTTTAAAAGcgtttcatcatcttcatcttctacGTCTTCTCTGCTCCTTCCACCTTCACCCTCCTCTTCTGGTCTTCCTCACTCTCTCTTTTCCCACTCTAAGCTCAAACTTCCG AAATTAAAGGCAAATCATCGTTTGGTGATCAAGAATGCTTGTGGGTTCGATAATAATGATGGGCTTCCCGTTTCTCCTAAAAAGCTCTTCATGCAAGAG GCAATTGGAGCTGAATATGGAGAAGGTTTTGAGACATTTAGACAGGATGGGCTTTTAAAGGTTGATGTG GATTTTTTGAATGATAAACTGCAAGAAGGTTTCCTTCATCGGGTACGCTATGCCATGAAACCAGATGAAGCCTATGGTCTTGTTTTTTCTTGGGACAATGTTGTG GCTGATACTCGATCAATAAAGTTGAATGTGTGGAAGCAGCTTGCAATTGAAGAAG GAAAGGAAATTCCTGAAGATGAGCTTGCTCAAAGACTGATGCTATATGCAGATGCGGATCACATACTGCACAAG GGATTGCTCTGGGAGACAGCAGAAAGTGAAGTGGTTAGATTGAAGTTACGACTATCCCAGTTGTATCATGCTAATCTACTTGGG CTTAGAGAACCCACTGAGGGGCTGGAAGAATGGCTGGATGCAGTAAGTAGAGTTCATATACCCTGTGCTGTTGTTTCATGTCTTGATCGAATAAACATGGTAGGTGCCCTGGAGCGTATGGGTCTCAAAAAGTATTTCCAG GCTATTGTGTCTGAGGAAGACGGCATGGAGTCAATAGCGCATAGATTCCTTTCTGCAGCTATGAAG CTGGACCGCAAACCATCCAAGTGTGTGGTGTTTGAAGATGACCCCAGGGGCATAGCTGCTGCTCATAACTGTACTATGATGGCTGTAGGATTAATTGGTGCACATCCTGC GTATGATCTGGTGCAGGCTGATCTTGCTGTTGCAAGCTTCAACGAACTTTCAGTGATCAATCTCCGGAGACTATTTGCTAACAAGGGCTCTACTTTTATGGACCGGCAAAAGGAGATTGTAGAGAAATCTCCTCCGAAGAGAAAGCTATCAGTCGACACCATATACTAA